In the genome of Raphanus sativus cultivar WK10039 chromosome 4, ASM80110v3, whole genome shotgun sequence, one region contains:
- the LOC108838154 gene encoding uncharacterized protein LOC108838154, translating into MQRLSTKLRSISFHSNRSLSFVGVPHRLIHHSPTPQLTLGFSTPSKWSFFPSSSLRGVSPSMGSAFLPHHLLQVRNITSKEKMAKWKKKWRPRTPITSKVKKVKIKFYSSYKDRFKPLNDGTIRRWKEGKRHNAHLKSKKSKRRLRQPGLVPPAYAKVMKKLNFCN; encoded by the exons ATGCAGAGGCTTAGCACAAAGCTGCGTTCCATTTCATTCCATTCTAATCGAAGTCTCTCTTTCGTTGGCGTTCCTCACCGTCTCATCCACCATTCTCCCACTCCGCAGCTAACCCTAGGTTTCTCCACTCCCAGCAAATGGAGCTTCTTTCCCTCCTCCTCCCTCCGCGGAGTTTCTCCCTCCATGGGCTCTGCCTTCCTTCCTCATCAT CTTCTTCAAGTTCGGAATATCACTTCCAAAGAAAAAATGGCAAAATGGAAGAAGAAGTGGCGGCCTAGGACTCCAATCACCTCCAAAGTCAAGAAAGTCAAGATCAAGTTCTATTC GTCATACAAAGACAGGTTTAAGCCACTGAATGATGGTACCATCCGTCGCTGGAAAGAAGGCAAGCGCCACAACGCACACTTGAAG TCAAAGAAATCAAAGCGTAGATTGAGACAGCCTGGACTAGTCCCACCAGCATATGCCAAAGTCATGAAGAAACTCAATTTCTGCAATTGA
- the LOC108849037 gene encoding uncharacterized protein LOC108849037 isoform X2 codes for MVPLFNRFSFLTSYVFSIPWLGFFLYLLFVLILKMFGILTGKSKVLELIEVDWILFPKRRSATIPEVDCVRKALSDKKKGLGSGTQQFGTADVLANDDSPDDCEILAFARTQGVIALH; via the exons ATGGTTCCTCTGTTCAACCGATTCTCCTTTCTAACCTCCTATGTGTTTTCCATCCCTTGGttgggtttttttttatatttgcttTTTGTccttatattaaaaatgtttggaATTCTTACAGGAAAATCGAAGGTTTTAGAACTGATTGAAGTTGATTGGATTCTATTTCCGAAACGTAGATCCG CGACTATTCCTGAAGTTGATTGCGTAAGGAAGGCATTATCTGATAAGAAGAAGG gtttaggttcTGGCACCCAGCAATTTGGAACGGCTGATGTCCTGGCAAACGACGATAGTCCTGATGATTGTGAGATTCTAG CTTTTGCGAGAACGCAAGGAGTGATAGCCTTACATTGA
- the LOC108849037 gene encoding uncharacterized protein LOC108849037 isoform X1, translated as MVPLFNRFSFLTSYVFSIPWLGFFLYLLFVLILKMFGILTGKSKVLELIEVDWILFPKRRSATIPEVDCVRKALSDKKKGKMPDTVVHGKHFMNLKLGLGLGSGTQQFGTADVLANDDSPDDCEILAFARTQGVIALH; from the exons ATGGTTCCTCTGTTCAACCGATTCTCCTTTCTAACCTCCTATGTGTTTTCCATCCCTTGGttgggtttttttttatatttgcttTTTGTccttatattaaaaatgtttggaATTCTTACAGGAAAATCGAAGGTTTTAGAACTGATTGAAGTTGATTGGATTCTATTTCCGAAACGTAGATCCG CGACTATTCCTGAAGTTGATTGCGTAAGGAAGGCATTATCTGATAAGAAGAAGGGTAAGATGCCAGACACTGTCGTTCATGGTAAGCACTTTATGAACTTGAAGctgggtttaggtttaggttcTGGCACCCAGCAATTTGGAACGGCTGATGTCCTGGCAAACGACGATAGTCCTGATGATTGTGAGATTCTAG CTTTTGCGAGAACGCAAGGAGTGATAGCCTTACATTGA
- the LOC108849037 gene encoding uncharacterized protein LOC108849037 isoform X4: protein MQKGIRRIIVHRCRPDCRRRFTEKSATIPEVDCVRKALSDKKKGLGSGTQQFGTADVLANDDSPDDCEILAFARTQGVIALH from the exons ATGCAGAAGGGAATTCGACGCATAATTGTTCACAGGTGTAGACCTGACTGTAGAAGACGCTTCACTGAAAAATCCG CGACTATTCCTGAAGTTGATTGCGTAAGGAAGGCATTATCTGATAAGAAGAAGG gtttaggttcTGGCACCCAGCAATTTGGAACGGCTGATGTCCTGGCAAACGACGATAGTCCTGATGATTGTGAGATTCTAG CTTTTGCGAGAACGCAAGGAGTGATAGCCTTACATTGA
- the LOC108849037 gene encoding uncharacterized protein LOC108849037 isoform X3, with amino-acid sequence MQKGIRRIIVHRCRPDCRRRFTEKSATIPEVDCVRKALSDKKKGKMPDTVVHGKHFMNLKLGLGLGSGTQQFGTADVLANDDSPDDCEILAFARTQGVIALH; translated from the exons ATGCAGAAGGGAATTCGACGCATAATTGTTCACAGGTGTAGACCTGACTGTAGAAGACGCTTCACTGAAAAATCCG CGACTATTCCTGAAGTTGATTGCGTAAGGAAGGCATTATCTGATAAGAAGAAGGGTAAGATGCCAGACACTGTCGTTCATGGTAAGCACTTTATGAACTTGAAGctgggtttaggtttaggttcTGGCACCCAGCAATTTGGAACGGCTGATGTCCTGGCAAACGACGATAGTCCTGATGATTGTGAGATTCTAG CTTTTGCGAGAACGCAAGGAGTGATAGCCTTACATTGA
- the LOC108851533 gene encoding myb family transcription factor PHL11, with protein MERVNLGGLGYENGGVMMTRDPKPRLRWTADLHDRFVDAVAKLGGADKATPKSVLKLMGLKGLTLYHLKSHLQKYRLGQQQAKKQNRTEQNKENAGSSYVHFDNCSQGGISNESRFDNHLRQSGNVPFADTLRHQVDAQQRFQEQLEVQRKLQMRMEAQGKYLLTLLEKAQKSMPCGGNGGETDKGQFSDFSLALSGLVGDHDHKNDKTGLVTNILHVDGDLTEDFQLCGERKKGENGDEGVKPESGFVHFDLNSKGGYDLLNSGKYGIEMKPNMIADRHQ; from the exons ATGGAGAGAGTGAATCTAGGAGGTTTAGGTTATGAAAATGGAGGAGTGATGATGACTAGAGATCCTAAACCGAGGCTGAGATGGACCGCCGATCTCCACGATCGCTTCGTCGACGCGGTCGCAAAACTTGGTGGCGCAGACA AAGCAACTCCTAAGTCGGTTCTGAAGCTTATGGGATTAAAAGGCTTAACATTGTACCATCTCAAAAGCCATTTACAG AAGTATAGACTTGGTCAACAGCAAGCGAAAAAACAAAATCGAACAGAACAAAACAAGGAAAATGCTG GAAGTTCATATGTGCATTTTGATAATTGTTCTCAAGGAGGAATCTCGAATGAATCAAGATTTGATAACCATCTTAG ACAAAGTGGGAATGTACCTTTTGCTGACACGTTGAGACATCAGGTCGATGCACAACAGAGGTTCCAAGAACAGCTCGAG GTGCAGAGAAAGTTGCAGATGAGAATGGAGGCACAAGGAAAGTATTTGTTGACTTTACTAGAGAAAGCACAGAAGAGCATGCCCTGTGGTGGTAATGGAGGAGAGACAGACAAGGGTCAATTCTCCGACTTCAGTCTCGCACTTTCAGGACTTGTAGGAGATCATGATCACAAGAATGATAAGACGGGTTTGGTTACTAATATCCTACACGTTGATGGTGATTTGACCGAAGATTTTCAGTTATgtggagaaagaaagaaaggagaAAACGGAGATGAAGGTGTTAAACCTGAATCCGGGTTTGTGCACTTTGATTTGAACTCCAAAGGTGGGTATGATCTCTTGAATTCTGGGAAGTATGGGATTGAAATGAAGCCAAATATGATTGCAGATAGACATCAATAA